The following DNA comes from Bradyrhizobium sp. SK17.
CGACATCGCGACCGCCGGGTGCTTCATCAGCGTGTGCTCGATCTCCGACGGCCCGACACGATAGCCGGCCGTGGTGATGACATCGTCCTCGCGGCTGACGTACCAGAAATAGCCGTCCTCATCCTGTACGCCGAGATCGCCGGTCAAGAGAAACTCGCCGGCAAATTTCTTCGCGGTCGCCTCGGGATTGCGCCAGTATTCGATCATGGTGCAGGGGCACGGCTGGCGCACCCCGATGATGCCGCGCTGTCCGCGCGGCAGTTCCTCGCCCTTGTCGTTGACGATGCGGACGTCGAAGCCCGGCGTGGCGCGGCCCATCGAGCCCGGCCGGATCGGAAACAGATTGGAGTTGCTGCCGATCACGAGATTGCATTCGGTCTGCCCGAACACCTCGTGGGCGTCGACGCCGAAGGTATTGCGCACCCAGCCGAGCAGCTCGCCGCCGAGCGACTCGCCGCCGGTGAAGATGCTGCGCAGCCTGACGCCGGAATTCCTGACATCGGCCTGCCGCATCAGCTTCAGCGCGGTCGGCGGCAGGAACACGTTGCGGATGCCGAGATCGGCCATCATCTGCATCGCCGCCTGCGGCTCGAACTTGCGGGCGCGGTGACCGACCATCGGGATGCCGTGGTACCAGAACGCGAACAGGCCGTTGATCAACCCGCCGATCCACGCCCAATCGGCCGGCGTCCACATCAGGTCGCCCGGCCGCGGCAGGAAGTTGTGGCACATCTCGACGTTGGGCAGATGGCCGAGCACGACGCGATGCGCATGCAGCGCGCCCTTCGGATTGCCCGTGGTGCCCGAGGTGTAGATGATCAGCGCCGGATCGTCGGCCGAGGTGTCGACCGTGGTGAATTGCGGTGACGCCGATCGGATCGCGCCCCAGAACGATTTTGTCCCCGCCGGCGTCTTGTCGCCGACGATGTAGACACTCTTCAAATCGGGCAGGCGATCGCGGATCCTTGCAATCTTCTCCCAGCCAGCCTCATCGGTGACAACGGCCTTGGCCGCGGAATTCGACAGGCGGAATTCGAGCGCATCCTCGCCGAACAGCGCAAACAGCGGGATCGAGATCAGCGCCGCGCGGAACGCCGCGAGATGCGCGACCGGCAATTCGAGCGATTGCGACAGGAACACCGCGACGCGGTCGCCACGCACCAGGCCATCGGCGGTCAGCACATTGGCGAAGCGGCGCGAGGCGTCCGCGACATCGTCGAACGAGGTGCGCGTGGCACCGCCATCCTCGTCGACATAGATCAGCGCGAGCCGGCCGGTGCCGTCAGCATGACGATCGCAGCACGCGGTCGCCATGTTGAAGCGCGCGGGGACGTCCCAGCGGAAATTGCGGGTCAGCTCGTCGTAGGTCGCGGCTTCCTTGAGCATGGTGCGCGTCACTTCCGTCCCTTGTCGTGGCCGAGCTTCGCCCGGCGATCTTGCCGAGGGGGATTGTAAAGACGTGGATGCCCGGGACAAGCCCGGGCATGACGATGCATGGCCGGGATGGAGTTCAGTCGCCCTGCATGTAGCGGACCGGATTTTCCTGATCCGCCTTGAAGATGCCGGCGGCCTCGGCAAACAACGCAGCGACCGTCGGCGCATTCAGATCGCCGAACGCGACGAAGCTGAAATTGTTGCCGCCGGCGCGCAATTCGCCGAGCTTGCCGGCATAGCAGGACACCAGCGGCTTGCCGTCGCGGGTCACCGCGACATAGACGCTGATGTAATTTTTCTGGAGCGCCACCCCGATCACCGGCCAGGCCGCCGACTTGCCGGACTTGATCGCGTAACGAAACTGGCCGTAGCCGATCATGTTCATCCGCATGCCGGCCTCGCCGGCCGGCGTGCCGGCATGAAAATGCCGCTTCAGCGCGGGCGCGGCCTTTCGCATCACGTCATGAAGTTGTTCGATATCCGCAGTCCGCGCGGGATCAAAGGCAAGATAGGCTTCCAGACTGTCCGCGGCGACACGAAACATCGGAAGCCTCCGCCGCTATCCCGCGAGCGCCGCCTTCACCAGGCCGCTGGCCTTGCCGAAATCCATCTGGCCGGCGTACTTCGCCTTCAGGGCGCCGATCACCTTGCCC
Coding sequences within:
- a CDS encoding acyl-CoA synthetase, which produces MLKEAATYDELTRNFRWDVPARFNMATACCDRHADGTGRLALIYVDEDGGATRTSFDDVADASRRFANVLTADGLVRGDRVAVFLSQSLELPVAHLAAFRAALISIPLFALFGEDALEFRLSNSAAKAVVTDEAGWEKIARIRDRLPDLKSVYIVGDKTPAGTKSFWGAIRSASPQFTTVDTSADDPALIIYTSGTTGNPKGALHAHRVVLGHLPNVEMCHNFLPRPGDLMWTPADWAWIGGLINGLFAFWYHGIPMVGHRARKFEPQAAMQMMADLGIRNVFLPPTALKLMRQADVRNSGVRLRSIFTGGESLGGELLGWVRNTFGVDAHEVFGQTECNLVIGSNSNLFPIRPGSMGRATPGFDVRIVNDKGEELPRGQRGIIGVRQPCPCTMIEYWRNPEATAKKFAGEFLLTGDLGVQDEDGYFWYVSREDDVITTAGYRVGPSEIEHTLMKHPAVAMSAVVGIPDPIRTESIKAWIVLRPGHAPSDTLAREIQEFVKVQLAAHEYPRFVQFADTLPMTATGKVLRRELRALG